A DNA window from Plasmodium vinckei vinckei genome assembly, chromosome: PVVCY_10 contains the following coding sequences:
- a CDS encoding pantothenate kinase, putative produces MTIKKVENNPINLLEKRDNEYPYKYESKKIKYKYICNSNIVENNKNVEENGECDKKISCNCCSLDIGGTLIKLAYLNNIYINSNNEDIYRLENLGIKVEEDKYLFVDFFSINKLNEVLNFILKNNLIKDKKIILTGGGAYKYYYTIIEKIIHEYILKKFNIQNNEYILTISKYQYCENISTLYLQLQICRNHNINTSSQIKLDNTFLNSFNKYDRLIMYIENYEKLKDSHTKIVNNDSTDKMKIDFNNNTELLLEVCRKDEMQCVINGIYKLFNVKKSIIKYDNILKAQVPIQIKSPMYPFIVANIGSGISILKSDGYGTFQRIAGTSIGGGTAMGLATLLFGKITFDDLIKLSYKGNANLDLKIKNLKNDAINNEYVKDNTIVSLFGLTNNILENTRTEKMNQDIARSLILMVSYNIGYLVYLLAKIHLVKRIFFSGKYINNNEYIMESIANGVYYHFHHYSKHVENVGKHNLFNNCGDIVDLSGYKHEDIKDNFHLGSYVPMDNNGTLPEVLFLKHDGFLGVIGGIFS; encoded by the exons ATGACGATCAAAAAGGTTGAAAACAATCCAATAAATTTGTTGGAAAAAAGGGATAATGAATATCCCTACAAATatgaaagtaaaaaaattaaatacaaatatatatgcaattcTAATATTGTagagaataataaaaatgtagaagaaaatggagagtgtgataaaaaaatatcatgtAATTGTTGCTCTTTAGATATAGGTGGAACATTAATAAAGTTGgcttatttaaataatatatatattaacagtAATAATGAGGATATATATAGACTTGAAAATTTAGGGATAAAAGTTGAAGaggataaatatttatttgttgatttttttagcataaataaattaaatgaagtattaaattttatattaaaaaataatttaataaaagacaaaaaaattatattaacagGTGGAGgggcatataaatattactatactataattgaaaaaataatacatgaatatattttaaaaaaatttaatatacaaaataatgaatatattttaacaaTATCAAAATATCAATATTGTGAGAATATATCTACCTTATATCTACAATTACAAATATGTAGAAATCATAATATAAACACATCTAGccaaataaaattggacaatacatttttaaatagttttaataaatatgaccgtcttattatgtatatagaaaattatgaaaaattaaaggaTAGCCATACTAAGATAGTAAATAATGATAGCACtgataaaatgaaaatcgattttaataataatacagaACTACTTCTTGAAGTTTGTAGAAAAGATGAAATGCAATGTGTAATAAatggaatatataaattatttaatgtaaaaaaatctattataaaatatgataatatattaaaagcaCAAGTAccaatacaaataaaatcacCAATGTACCCATTTATTGTAGCTAATATTGGATCAGGAAtatcaattttaaaatCTGATGGTTATGGAACTTTTCAACGAATAGCAGGGACATCAATTGGTGGTGGTACAGCTATGGGACTAgctacattattatttggtaAAATTACTTTTGatgatttaattaaattatcatataaaGGGAATGCAAATCtcgatttaaaaattaaaaacttGAAAAATGAtgcaataaataatgaatatgtaAAAGATAATACAATAGTTTCACTATTTGGCTTAACCAATAATATACTTGAAAATACGAGGacagaaaaaatgaatcaaGATATAGCTAGAAGCCTAATTTTGATGGTCTCATATAATATTGGCTATTTAGTATATCTGCTAGCTAAAATACATTTAGTAAAAAG aatatttttttcaggaaaatatataaacaataatgAATACATTATGGAATCAATAGCAAATGGTGTATATTACCATTTCCATCATTATAGTAAACATGTTGAAAATGTTGGCAAAcacaatttatttaataattgtgGGGATATAGTAGATTTGTCTGGCTATAAGCATGAAGATATAAAAGACAATTTTCA